From one Lolium rigidum isolate FL_2022 chromosome 4, APGP_CSIRO_Lrig_0.1, whole genome shotgun sequence genomic stretch:
- the LOC124707828 gene encoding peptide methionine sulfoxide reductase B5-like, with protein sequence MGVQHLLKLRMASLHAHPAAPPATRPLSALSSLLLAPSPAAASSPRPASLSCSRAYCPAVRPAAGRCSSRTVGRRLPGAVVAMSSSAPTPGPVQKSEEEWEAILTPEQFRILRRKGTEYPGTGEYDKLFSEGTYGCAGCGTPLYKSSTKFNSGCGWPAFYEGFPGAIKRTADPDGRRIEITCAACGGHLGHVFKGEGFNTPTDERHCVNSISLKFVPASEEEAS encoded by the exons ATGGGCGTCCAGCATCTGCTGAAGCTCAGGATGGCGTCCCTCCACGCCCACCCCGCCGCACCGCCCGCCACGCGGCCGCTCTCCGCGCTCTCGTCCCTCCTCCTCGCGCCCTCTCCCGCCGCCGCGTCGTCCCCTCGGCCCGCCTCCCTCTCGTGCTCGCGGGCGTACTGCCCGGCGGTCAGACCTGCCGCCGGCCGGTGCTCCAGCAGGACGGTGGGACGGCGGTTGCCGGGCGCCGTGGTGGCGATGTCGTCGTCTGCGCCGACGCCGGGGCCCGTGCAGAAGtcggaggaggagtgggaggccatcctcacgccggagcagttcCGCATCCTTCGCCGCAAGGGAACCGA GTACCCTGGAACAGGTGAATATGACAAGTTGTTTAGTGAGGGTACTTATGGATGTGCTGGCTGCGGAACCCCCTTGTACAAATCATCTACGAAGTTCAACTCAGGGTGTGGTTGGCCAGCATTCTACGAAGGATTCCCTGGAGCCATAAAACGGACG GCGGATCCTGATGGAAGGCGAATTGAGATCACATGTGCTGCTTGTGGAGGACATCTGGGGCATGTGTTCAAAGGGGAGGGGTTCAACACGCCAACTGATGAGCGGCACTGCGTCAACAGTATCTCACTTAAGTTTGTTCCAGCCTCCGAAGAAGAAGCTAGTTGA